One genomic segment of Hydra vulgaris chromosome 14, alternate assembly HydraT2T_AEP includes these proteins:
- the LOC136090716 gene encoding uncharacterized protein LOC136090716 produces MNNSELLWLTHQMGHTKDVHQNWYRLEDSTIELTKVAKVLLAMDNGDAKCIENKKIDLILHNGFKGNDEDVVDNGNSNVIENELINVEYKRRIKNKRLNMHEESEKTWKDWAEEENASLRKAFSIYITRKISCPLLDVKKLIESIPCLQK; encoded by the exons ATGAATAATTCTGAGCTCTTGTGGCTTACACATCAAATGGGGCATACTAAAGATGTCCATCAAAATTGGTATCGACTTGAGGATTCTACTATAGAATTAACAAAAGTAGCAAAAGTTCTCCTTGCTATGGATAATGGTGATGCAAAGTGCattgaaaataagaaaatcgatttaatattacataatgGTTTTAAAGGAAatg ATGAAGATGTTGTAGATAATGGAAATAGCAATGTcattgaaaatgaattaattaatgttgagtataaaagaagaataaaaaataaacgacTAAACATGCACGAAGag TCAGAGAAAACCTGGAAAGATTGGGCGGAAGAAGAAAACGCATCACTTCGTAAAGCGTTTTCGATATACATCACGAGAAAGATTTCGTGTCCGCTTCTTgatgtaaaaaaacttatcgAAAGTATACCTTGTCTTCAAAAATGA